Proteins encoded within one genomic window of Formosa agariphila KMM 3901:
- the lepA gene encoding translation elongation factor 4, whose product MKNIRNFCIIAHIDHGKSTLADRLLDYTGSVTEREKQNQLLDSMDLERERGITIKSHAIQMDYIYKGEEYVLNLIDTPGHVDFSYEVSRSIAACEGALLIVDAAQSIQAQTISNLYLALENDLEIIPVLNKVDLPSANPEEVTDDIVELLGCNPEDVIHASGKTGFGVDKILEAVIERIPAPKGDPDGPLQALIFDSVYNTFRGIETYFRVFNGEIKKGQKIKFVATDKEYFADEVGTLKLTQVAKKSVKTGDVGYLITGIKTAKEVKVGDTITDFERPTTNIVEGFEDVKPMVFAGIYPVDTEDYEELRNSMEKLQLNDASLVFFPESSAALGFGFRCGFLGMLHMEIIQERLEREFDMTVITTVPNVSYNAYTNKNPDTPFIVNNPSDLPDPSTVNRVEEPYIKATIITKADFVGNVMSLCIEKRGMILNQTYLTPERVELTFDMPLAEIVFDFYDRLKTVSKGYASFDYHPIGMKTSKLVRLDILLNAQTVDALSALIHADNAQNIGKKMCEKLKELIPRQQFDIPIQAAIGAKIISRETIKALRKDVTAKCYGGDISRKRKLLEKQKKGKKRMRQVGNVEIPQQAFMAVLKLND is encoded by the coding sequence ATGAAGAACATCAGAAATTTTTGCATCATTGCACACATCGATCACGGTAAAAGTACATTAGCCGATCGTTTATTAGATTATACAGGTTCGGTGACCGAACGTGAAAAACAAAATCAGCTACTAGATAGTATGGATTTGGAGCGCGAGCGTGGTATTACCATTAAATCGCATGCCATCCAAATGGACTATATATACAAAGGAGAAGAGTATGTTCTTAACCTTATTGATACTCCTGGCCACGTTGATTTCTCTTACGAAGTGTCTCGATCTATTGCTGCCTGCGAAGGCGCCCTGTTAATTGTAGATGCAGCGCAAAGTATTCAAGCTCAAACAATTTCAAACTTATATTTAGCTTTAGAAAACGATTTGGAAATTATTCCTGTTCTTAATAAAGTAGATTTACCAAGTGCCAATCCAGAAGAAGTTACAGACGATATTGTAGAACTTTTAGGTTGTAATCCAGAAGATGTTATTCACGCTAGTGGAAAAACAGGTTTTGGAGTAGATAAAATTTTAGAAGCTGTTATTGAACGCATTCCAGCACCTAAAGGAGATCCAGATGGCCCGCTTCAAGCCTTAATTTTCGACTCGGTTTACAACACCTTTAGAGGTATTGAAACCTACTTTAGAGTTTTTAACGGTGAAATTAAAAAAGGACAAAAAATTAAATTTGTCGCTACAGATAAAGAATATTTTGCAGACGAAGTTGGAACTTTAAAACTGACTCAAGTTGCTAAGAAAAGTGTAAAAACTGGTGATGTTGGATACTTAATTACCGGAATTAAAACAGCAAAAGAAGTAAAGGTAGGAGATACAATTACAGATTTTGAAAGACCAACAACAAACATTGTTGAAGGTTTTGAAGACGTAAAGCCAATGGTATTTGCAGGTATTTATCCTGTAGACACCGAAGATTACGAAGAGTTACGTAACTCTATGGAAAAGCTTCAGCTTAACGATGCGTCTTTAGTATTCTTTCCAGAAAGTTCTGCGGCTTTAGGTTTTGGCTTCCGTTGTGGATTCTTAGGTATGCTTCACATGGAAATTATACAAGAACGTTTAGAGCGTGAATTTGATATGACGGTAATTACTACTGTACCTAACGTATCTTATAATGCCTACACAAACAAAAATCCAGACACACCGTTTATTGTAAATAACCCATCAGATTTACCTGATCCTTCTACAGTAAACAGAGTTGAAGAACCATATATTAAGGCAACTATTATTACTAAAGCAGACTTTGTTGGAAACGTTATGTCGCTTTGTATTGAAAAACGAGGAATGATATTAAACCAGACGTATTTAACACCAGAACGTGTGGAGTTAACATTCGATATGCCTTTAGCCGAAATTGTATTCGATTTTTACGACCGTTTAAAAACGGTATCTAAAGGATATGCATCTTTCGATTATCATCCAATTGGTATGAAAACTTCGAAATTAGTAAGACTTGATATTTTATTGAATGCACAAACCGTTGATGCACTTTCAGCTTTAATTCACGCAGATAATGCACAGAATATTGGGAAGAAAATGTGTGAAAAACTGAAGGAATTAATTCCTCGTCAGCAATTCGATATTCCAATTCAAGCTGCTATTGGAGCAAAAATTATTTCCAGAGAAACTATTAAAGCCTTACGTAAAGATGTAACAGCAAAATGTTACGGTGGAGATATTTCTAGAAAACGTAAACTTTTAGAAAAACAAAAGAAAGGTAAAAAACGTATGCGTCAAGTTGGAAATGTAGAAATACCTCAACAAGCATTTATGGCCGTTTTAAAATTAAACGACTAA
- a CDS encoding outer membrane beta-barrel family protein yields MPTKLLLFILLCPFVSFSQDIEVRGKIVDQQNLPIAYANVVLKNSEDSKILHGAVSNDDGHFVIKSVSPATYTLEISFIGFTTYETTLELTKVFDLHTITLQESAENLDAVNLVVKQPTFKKQSDRIVFNIEQTSLTEGSVMDVLKSTPGVLIMNDEISVKNNTNIIYLINDKRVYLSGEDLQILLSGTNATYVQEVEVITNPPAKFDAEGAAVINIKMSKNLITGYNGSLYANYTQGIHPRFKVGMNHFYKTDKLNIFANYSYGEREINLYDESTVNFIENNAIVGEWSSIGNRDTKSKSHNANANIDYTFNDANVLSFSANVNVTPYWKRHGLMETEAIDSSFVSVNDIDDSKTNIAANLDYVHTSESGQTLSVNLHHTNYDYDRYQDINSDYFDVNHVISRQNEFNSVSNQKTKIYSGQLDYSMTLNTDVALDFGVKFSAIDSDSDVAQFYSTKDRFINDEINSGVFNYNEENYAAYVNSSKYWDNWSISVGLRGEFTDVEGLATGSIDKGNSFDYFKLFPTFNVSHDFNESHSLGLSYGKRIARPTYASLNPFKYYYNDFAYLQGNPSLQPTISHLTTLSYTLKGTYTFEVYYRYEIDPINELVFQNNNSNRLIYLPTNLDKSIDYGFDFMTYKPITAFWSVYFINSIFHETAYFNAEQSGGITETNETWAMYTNVMNFFSFLEDRSLNGEISLLYLSPMINGSSNVSSRTQVDLGVKKSFNNGKWVVSLKASDIFRTTDFTLKNQYLNQDNSYYSRFDNQWIRFGLRYNFGNTKLKTNEKEAKELNERNRLNNEGADH; encoded by the coding sequence ATGCCAACCAAGTTATTGCTATTCATTTTATTGTGCCCTTTTGTTTCGTTTTCTCAAGACATTGAGGTCCGTGGTAAAATTGTAGATCAGCAAAACTTACCAATTGCATATGCTAATGTGGTTCTAAAAAATAGCGAAGACTCCAAAATTCTTCATGGTGCTGTAAGTAACGATGATGGACACTTTGTTATAAAATCGGTTTCTCCAGCAACATATACTTTAGAGATCAGCTTTATTGGGTTTACTACTTATGAAACGACTTTAGAACTCACTAAAGTATTCGATTTACATACTATAACTTTACAAGAATCGGCTGAAAATTTAGATGCCGTAAATCTTGTAGTTAAGCAACCTACCTTTAAAAAACAATCGGACCGAATTGTGTTTAATATTGAACAAACTTCGTTAACAGAGGGTAGTGTGATGGATGTATTAAAAAGTACTCCAGGTGTTTTAATTATGAATGATGAGATTAGTGTAAAAAACAACACTAATATTATTTATTTAATTAATGATAAAAGGGTGTATTTATCTGGCGAAGATTTACAAATTCTGTTATCTGGTACAAATGCAACTTATGTTCAAGAAGTAGAAGTTATTACCAATCCGCCTGCAAAATTCGATGCAGAAGGTGCAGCTGTTATCAATATTAAAATGAGTAAAAACCTAATTACGGGTTACAACGGGAGTCTGTATGCAAACTATACGCAAGGTATACATCCTCGTTTTAAAGTAGGTATGAACCATTTTTATAAAACAGATAAACTAAATATTTTCGCAAATTATTCTTACGGAGAACGTGAAATAAATCTTTACGACGAGAGTACTGTAAATTTTATTGAAAACAATGCCATTGTAGGCGAATGGTCTAGCATAGGAAATAGAGATACTAAATCGAAATCGCATAATGCGAATGCCAATATAGATTATACATTTAATGATGCGAATGTACTTTCTTTTTCTGCAAACGTAAATGTAACGCCATATTGGAAACGTCATGGACTTATGGAAACAGAAGCTATAGATTCTTCTTTTGTTTCTGTAAATGATATAGACGATTCTAAGACAAATATAGCGGCCAACTTAGACTATGTACACACTTCAGAATCGGGGCAGACTCTATCTGTTAATTTACACCACACTAATTACGATTACGATAGGTATCAAGATATAAATTCTGACTATTTTGATGTTAATCATGTAATTTCAAGACAGAACGAGTTTAACTCTGTATCTAATCAAAAAACTAAAATTTATTCAGGGCAGTTAGATTACAGTATGACTTTAAATACTGATGTTGCTTTAGATTTTGGTGTAAAATTTTCAGCGATTGATTCAGATAGTGATGTCGCTCAATTTTATTCAACCAAAGATAGATTTATTAACGACGAAATAAATAGCGGTGTTTTCAATTATAACGAAGAGAATTATGCAGCTTATGTAAACAGTTCTAAATATTGGGATAACTGGAGTATTTCTGTAGGATTACGAGGTGAATTTACCGATGTAGAAGGATTAGCCACTGGGAGTATAGATAAAGGTAATAGTTTCGATTATTTTAAACTTTTTCCAACGTTTAATGTTTCTCACGATTTTAACGAAAGCCACAGTCTAGGTTTATCTTATGGTAAACGTATAGCACGACCAACCTATGCATCTTTAAATCCGTTTAAATACTATTATAACGATTTTGCTTATTTGCAAGGAAACCCTAGTTTACAACCTACAATTTCGCACTTAACTACATTGTCTTATACGTTAAAAGGTACATATACTTTTGAAGTGTATTATCGTTATGAGATTGATCCAATAAATGAATTAGTGTTTCAAAATAATAATAGTAATCGTTTAATTTATTTGCCAACTAATTTAGATAAATCTATTGATTATGGTTTCGATTTTATGACTTATAAACCCATAACAGCGTTTTGGTCAGTATATTTTATAAATTCAATTTTTCATGAAACAGCATATTTCAATGCGGAACAAAGCGGAGGTATTACTGAAACAAATGAAACTTGGGCGATGTATACTAATGTCATGAATTTTTTCTCTTTCTTGGAAGACCGTAGTCTAAATGGTGAAATTTCCTTGTTGTATTTATCGCCAATGATTAATGGATCGTCTAACGTCTCTTCAAGAACACAAGTCGATTTAGGTGTTAAAAAGAGTTTTAATAACGGAAAGTGGGTCGTTTCACTTAAAGCTAGCGATATTTTTAGAACTACAGATTTTACTTTAAAAAATCAATATTTAAACCAAGATAACTCTTATTATAGTAGATTCGATAACCAATGGATACGTTTTGGGTTGCGGTATAACTTCGGAAATACGAAGTTAAAAACCAACGAAAAAGAAGCAAAAGAGCTAAACGAACGTAACCGTTTAAACAACGAAGGTGCTGATCATTAA
- a CDS encoding carboxypeptidase-like regulatory domain-containing protein, whose translation MSLKLTFLFLFCSYFCFSQEIKISGKVLDDHKSPISYANVILVDKEDQSKIFGTITNTQGFFLVDNIVVGTYNLEISFVGYTGYNTELLIDKVMYLKPVILNEIAEENLKVIEVTIDDDDVKKPS comes from the coding sequence ATGTCTTTAAAACTAACATTTCTTTTTTTATTTTGTTCTTATTTCTGTTTCTCTCAAGAAATTAAAATTTCTGGTAAGGTTCTGGATGATCACAAATCACCAATTTCTTATGCAAATGTAATTTTAGTAGACAAAGAAGATCAATCAAAAATATTTGGAACAATAACCAATACCCAAGGCTTCTTCTTGGTAGATAACATAGTCGTTGGAACTTATAATCTAGAAATTAGTTTTGTAGGATACACAGGGTATAATACAGAATTACTTATAGATAAGGTTATGTATTTAAAACCTGTTATTTTAAACGAGATAGCCGAAGAGAACTTAAAAGTAATTGAAGTTACTATAGATGATGATGACGTTAAAAAACCTTCGTAA